A portion of the Malania oleifera isolate guangnan ecotype guangnan chromosome 3, ASM2987363v1, whole genome shotgun sequence genome contains these proteins:
- the LOC131152373 gene encoding pleiotropic drug resistance protein 1-like — translation MESGGDIYRVGSARSSSSNIWRNSTREVFSKSSREEDDEEALKWAAIEKLPTYLRIRRGILTEEEGKAREIDIKNLGLPEKKNLLERLLKIAEEDNEKFLLKLKDRIERVGLDLPTIEVRFEHLSVDAAAYVGGRALPTVFNFSVNMLEGFLNFLHILPNRKKPFPILHDVSGIIKPGRMTLLLGPPSSGKTTLLLALAGKLSSDLEFSGRVTYNGHGMTEFVPQRTSAYISQYDLHIGEMTVRETLAFSARCQGVGPGYEMLAELSRREKAANIKPDPDIDVYMKAAALEGQETSVVTDYILKILGLEVCADTMVGDEMVRGISGGQKKRVTTGEMLVGPARALFMDEVSTGLDSSTTFQIVNSLRQSIHVLKGTCVISLLQPAPETYDLFDDIILLSDGQIVYQGPRENVLEFFEYMGFKCPERKGVADFLQEVTSRKDQEQYWARRDEPCTFITVKEFAEAFQSFHIGRNLGDELAIPFDKAKSHAAALTTKKYGVAKKELLKACISRELLLMKRNSFVYVFKMTQLILMAFITMTLFMRTEMHRDTVTDGGVFMGALFFILIMIMFNGFSELAMTIMKLPVFYKQRDLLFYPSWAYSLPTWILKIPIAFIEVAIWVVMTYYVIGFDPNIKRFLKQFILLLCINQMASGLFRFMGALGRNIIVANTFGSFALLAVLVMGGFILSRVDVKAWWKWGYWISPMMYGQNAIAVNEFLGNSWRHVPPNSTEPLGVQVLKSRGVFPQAHWYWLGVGALIGYIFIFNFLFTVALSYLDPLGKPQAIISEEILNEKIANKTGEIIELSSQGKSSSERAESQRSVSSRSFYSIVGSINEAIRNRKRGMVLPFEPLSISFDEIRYAVDMPEEMKVQGVSEDRLELLRGVSGAFRPGVLTALMGISGAGKTTLMDVLAGRKTGGYIEGSIMISGYPKKQETFARISGYCEQTDIHSPYVTVYESLLFSAWLRLSPEVDSETRKMFIEEVMELVELTSLREALVGLPGVSGLSTEQRKRLTIAVELVANPSIIFMDEPTSGLDARAAAIVMRTVRNTVDTGRTVVCTIHQPSIDIFDAFDELFLMKRGGEEIYVGPLGRHSCHLIKYFGEIDGVSKIKDGYNPATWMLEVTSAAQEAVLGVNFTEIYKNSELYRRNKALIKELSRPLPGSKDLYFPTQYSQSFFTQWKACLWKQHWSYWRNPPYTAVRLLFTTFIALMFGTIFWDIGSKRIRKQDLFNAMGSMYAAVLFIGVQNATSVQPVVAIERTVFYRERAAGMFSALPYAFGQVVIELPHILIQTAIYGIIVYAMIGFDWTISKLFWYLFFMYFTFLYFTFYGMMTVAVTPNHNIAAIVSSAFYAIWNLFSGFIVPRPRIPVWWRWYYWICPISWTLYGLAASQFGDYTDKLDSGETVEDFLRSYFGFRHDLVGVVAIVIFGITVLFGFIFAFSIRAFNFQKR, via the exons TGCTGGAGAGGCTTTTGAAAATTGCAGAGGAAGATAATGAGAAGTTCTTGTTGAAGCTCAAAGACCGCATTGAAcg AGTTGGACTTGATCTCCCCACCATTGAAGTCCGATTCGAGCATTTAAGTGTTGATGCAGCAGCCTATGTTGGAGGCAGAGCGCTACCTACAGTGTTCAACTTCTCTGTTAATATGCTAGAG GGATTCTTGAATTTTCTTCACATTCTTCCCAACAGAAAGAAGCCATTTCCAATCCTTCACGATGTTAGTGGAATCATCAAACCTGGCAG AATGACTCTGCTTTTAGGCCCTCCAAGCTCCGGAAAGACCACACTGCTCCTGGCTTTAGCTGGAAAACTGAGTTCAGATCTGGAA TTTTCTGGTAGAGTTACGTACAATGGCCACGGCATGACTGAGTTTGTTCCTCAGAGGACGTCAGCTTATATTAGTCAATATGATCTTCATATAGGAGAGATGACAGTAAGAGAAACATTAGCATTCTCAGCTAGATGCCAAGGGGTTGGACCCGGTTATG AGATGTTGGCAGAGTTGTCGAGAAGAGAGAAAGCAGCAAACATTAAGCCAGATCCTGATATTGATGTCTACATGAAG GCAGCAGCACTAGAAGGGCAAGAGACTAGTGTAGTTACTGATTATATACTCAAG ATTTTGGGACTTGAAGTTTGTGCTGATACCATGGTGGGGGATGAAATGGTGCGCGGTATCTCTGGCGGACAAAAAAAACGAGTCACAACAG GGGAGATGCTTGTCGGACCCGCAAGAGCACTTTTCATGGATGAGGTATCAACTGGTTTGGACAGCTCAACAACTTTCCAGATAGTGAATTCACTCAGGCAATCAATTCATGTTCTCAAGGGAACTTGTGTCATCTCTCTCCTCCAACCAGCACCAGAAACTTATGACCTTTTTGATGACATAATTCTTCTCTCAGATGGACAAATAGTGTATCAAGGACCCCGTGAAAATGTGCTTGAGTTCTTTGAATACATGGGCTTCAAATGCCCTGAGAGAAAAGGAGTTGCCGACTTCTTACAGGAG GTGACGTCGAGGAAAGATCAAGAGCAGTACTGGGCTCGCAGAGACGAGCCTTGCACTTTCATTACTGTCAAGGAATTTGCAGAAGCATTTCAGTCATTTCACATTGGTCGAAATCTAGGTGATGAGCTTGCCATTCCTTTTGACAAGGCCAAAAGCCATGCTGCTGCTTTAACTACTAAGAAGTACGGTGTTGCCAAAAAGGAACTTCTAAAAGCCTGCATATCAAGAGAACTGCTGCTTATGAAGAGGAACTCATTTGTCTACGTATTCAAGATGACCCAA CTCATTCTTATGGCTTTCATAACGATGACCTTATTCATGCGAACCGAAATGCACCGAGACACTGTAACAGATGGTGGGGTATTTATGGGTGCTTTGTTTTTCATACTCATTATGATAATGTTCAATGGATTCTCAGAGCTTGCCATGACGATCATGAAGCTTCCTGTGTTTTACAAGCAAAGGGATCTTCTCTTCTATCCGTCATGGGCATACTCCCTGCCCACTTGGATCCTCAAGATCCCAATAGCATTTATAGAAGTTGCCATTTGGGTGGTAATGACTTATTATGTCATAGGATTTGATCCAAACATCAAAAG GTTTCTCAAACAATTTATTCTACTCCTATGTATTAACCAAATGGCATCTGGCCTTTTCCGATTCATGGGGGCATTAGGAAGGAACATTATTGTGGCAAACACATTTGGTTCATTCGCATTACTCGCAGTTTTGGTTATGGGTGGATTTATTTTGTCAAGAG tTGATGTGAAAGCATGGTGGAAGTGGGGTTATTGGATCTCCCCTATGATgtacgggcagaatgctattgcTGTGAATGAATTCCTTGGCAATAGTTGGAGACAT GTTCCTCCTAATTCAACCGAGCCATTAGGAGTACAAGTATTGAAATCTCGTGGGGTTTTCCCACAGGCACATTGGTATTGGCTTGGAGTAGGAGCTTTGATTGGCTATATTTTCATATTCAATTTCCTTTTCACAGTGGCTCTCTCTTATCTCGATC CACTTGGCAAGCCTCAGGCCATTATATCTGAAGAAATCTTGAATGAGAAGATTGCAAACAAAACTGGAGAAATCATTGAGCTGTCATCACAAGGAAAGAGCTCTTCTG AAAGAGCTGAAAGCCAAAGAAGTGTATCTTCCAgatcattttattcaatagtagGCTCAATTAACGAAGCTATCCGCAATAGGAAACGGGGAATGGTCCTTCCTTTTGAGCCCCTTTCCATCTCCTTTGATGAAATCAGATATGCTGTAGACATGCCAGAG GAAATGAAAGTACAAGGTGTTAGTGAGGACAGGCTAGAACTCTTGAGGGGCGTAAGTGGTGCGTTCAGGCCTGGTGTCCTTACAGCTTTAATGGGTATTAGTGGTGCTGGCAAGACCACTCTGATGGATGTGTTAGCTGGAAGAAAAACAGGCGGATACATTGAGGGAAGCATCATGATATCCGGTTACCCAAAGAAGCAAGAAACATTTGCTCGCATATCAGGCTATTGTGAGCAAACCGACATCCACTCTCCGTATGTTACAGTCTATGAGTCCTTGCTGTTTTCTGCCTGGCTTCGGTTATCTCCTGAAGTTGACTCGGAAACTAGAAAG ATGTTCATTGAAGAGGTCATGGAGCTTGTGGAGCTGACTTCATTGAGGGAAGCACTAGTTGGATTGCCTGGTGTTAGTGGTCTCTCAACGGAGCAGCGCAAGAGGCTCACCATCGCCGTAGAGCTTGTTGCCAACCCATCTATAATATTCATGGATGAGCCAACCTCTGGGCTTGATGCTAGGGCAGCAGCAATAGTGATGAGGACAGTGAGGAACACAGTAGACACTGGACGAACAGTAGTGTGCACCATCCACCAGCCAAGCATCGATATATTTGACGCATTTGATGAG CTATTTCTTATGAAACGAGGAGGAGAAGAGATATATGTTGGACCGTTAGGCCGCCATTCTTGTCATCTAATTAAGTACTTTGGG GAGATCGATGGAGTCAGTAAAATCAAAGATGGTTATAATCCAGCAACGTGGATGTTGGAGGTGACTTCAGCAGCACAAGAAGCTGTTCTTGGGGTTAATTTCACTGAAATCTACAAGAACTCAGAACTGTATAG GAGGAACAAAGCATTGATTAAAGAACTTAGCAGACCTCTCCCTGGTTCAAAAGATCTATACTTCCCTACTCAATACTCGCAGTCTTTCTTCACTCAGTGGAAGGCTTGCCTATGGAAACAGCACTGGTCATATTGGCGAAACCCTCCGTACACTGCAGTAAGGCTCTTATTCACAACTTTCATAGCTCTGATGTTTGGGACGATATTTTGGGATATTGGCTCCAAAAG GATTAGGAAGCAGGATCTATTTAATGCGATGGGTTCTATGTATGCTGCTGTTCTCTTCATTGGGGTACAAAATGCCACATCTGTGCAGCCAGTTGTGGCTATTGAGAGAACAGTCTTTTACAGAGAAAGAGCAGCCGGAATGTTTTCAGCTTTGCCATATGCCTTCGGACAG GTTGTGATTGAGTTGCCACACATTCTCATTCAGACTGCCATCTATGGAATCATAGTATATGCCATGATAGGATTTGACTGGACAATTAGCAAGCTCTTTTGGTATCTCTTTTTCATGTACTTTACCTTCCTATACTTCACATTCTATGGAATGATGACCGTAGCTGTTACTCCCAACCACAACATTGCTGCCATAGTTTCTTCTGCCTTCTATGCTATATGGAACCTTTTCTCGGGATTTATCGTTCCACGACCA AGAATCCCTGTGTGGTGGAGATGGTACTATTGGATATGCCCCATCTCTTGGACTTTGTATGGACTGGCTGCTTCACAGTTTGGAGACTACACAGACAAGCTAGACTCCGGCGAAACTGTGGAAGACTTTCTGAGGAGTTATTTTGGATTCAGACACGACTTAGTCGGAGTCGTTGCAATCGTCATATTTGGGATAACTGTTCTCTTTGGATTCATCTTTGCCTTCTCAATAAGAGCATTCAACTTCCAGAAAAGATGA
- the LOC131152374 gene encoding probable protein phosphatase 2C 22, which yields MEGGKVIGDGTDNGGSSDGRPPNPVASAFRQSFSAAHVASPCKSLVRHPSLVRTKASDISVGPGLSTEDCETEFIPIVRSGAWADMGFRTSMEDAYVCVDNFMREFGPKNFSEGPNAFYGVFDGHGGKHAADFACYHLPKFIVEDEDFPKEIERAVASAFLQTDTAFAEACSLDAALASGTTALAALVVGRLLVVANAGDCRAVLCRRGKAIEMSRDHKPICTTERIRIEASGGYVYDGYLNGQLNVARALGDWHMEGLKGRDGGPLSAEPEFRTTRLTKEDEFIIIGCDGIWDVFRSQNAVDFARRRLQEHNDPAMCCKDLINEALKRKSGDNLAVVVVCFQPQPPPNLVAPRGRVHRSISAEGLKELQSFLDSLGN from the exons ATGGAGGGAGGTAAGGTGATTGGTGATGGAACAGATAATGGGGGTTCGAGCGACGGCCGGCCTCCGAACCCCGTGGCCTCCGCATTCCGCCAATCTTTCAGTGCTGCCCATGTAGCGTCCCCGTGTAAGTCGCTGGTTCGCCATCCCTCGCTT GTGAGGACGAAGGCATCAGATATTTCTGTTGGACCGGGATTGAGTACAGAAGATTGTGAAACAGAATTCATTCCAATTGTTCGCTCTGGAGCATGGGCAGATATGGGATTTCGAACAAGCATGGAGGATGCATATGTTTGTGTTGACAATTTTATGCGTGAATTTGGACCAAAAAATTTCAGTGAAGGGCCCAATGCTTTCTATGGG gtttTTGATGGGCATGGAGGAAAGCATGCTGCTGACTTTGCTTGCTATCATTTGCCTAAGTTCATTGTTGAAGATGAAGATTTCCCAAAAGAGATTGAGCGTGCTGTTGCTTCAGCATTTCTGCAAACAGACACTGCCTTTGCTGAAGCTTGCTCATTGGATGCTGCTCTTGCTTCTGGAACCACTGCTTTGGCGGCTCTTGTTGTTGGGag GTTATTGGTGGTGGCAAATGCGGGAGATTGTCGGGCTGTACTTTGTCGGCGGGGCAAAGCTATTGAGATGTCCCGGGATCACAAGCCAATTTGCACCACAGAGAGGATACGGATTGAAGCATCAGGAGGATACGTGTATGATGGTTACCTCAATGGACAATTGAATGTTGCCCGTGCTCTAGGAGATTGGCACATGGAAGGATTGAAGGGTAGGGATGGTGGTCCTCTGAGTGCAGAGCCTGAATTTAGGACCACTAGACTTACTAAAGAGGATGAATTCATTATCATAGGCTGTGATGGTATCTGGGATGTTTTTAGGAGTCAAAATGCGGTTGATTTTGCTCGCAGAAGGCTTCAGGAGCACAATGACCCAGCCATGTGTTGCAAGGATCTGATTAATGAGGCTTTGAAAAGGAAGAGTGGGGACAATTTAGCTGTTGTGGTGGTGTGCTTCCAACCCCAGCCACCCCCTAACTTGGTTGCACCCCGTGGGAGAGTGCATAGGAGCATTTCTGCTGAGGGTTTGAAAGAGTTGCAGAGCTTCCTAGACAGCCTGGGAAATTGA